The segment CCCAAGCGCTGTAATAATGAGGGCTTGAGGCACAAAGTTAGGAGGCACGCGATAATCAGTAAACGCAACCGGCACACGGGGTTCCGCTTCTTCATTGCCAAAGATGAATGATGAACCGCATCCCGCTAAAAACAATATTGCCAACACCAAAATGTACAGGATGCGTTTCATATTTATCTCCCCTTTTTATTCTTGAAATTGAGATAGCTAATTTCTGCAGTCCAGCTTTATCTGGTTAGCCGTTTCGTTTAATCCGTATAGAACATAAAGCCGATGGCGCCAATTCCCGTATGGGTGGAAATGACCGGCGTTGTGAAGTCCATTCGGATATCGGTATAGCCGGCTTCTTGAAGCTGCTTTTTCAATGGATCTGCGATGCTCAATCCATCTGCATGGGCGATGCCAATGCCTTTTACCAGCTTTCCAGCGGTCCGTTCTTTGAAATCGTCCATCAAATACTGGACCACTTGTTTATAGCTTCGGACTTTTGCTACGGGCGTATATTCGCCGCCATCCAGCGAAGCGATCGGCTTGATCTTCAAAAATGAGCCGAGCATAGCCCGCCCTTTGCCGATGCGGCCGCCTTTTACCAGATTATCCAATGTATCTACCACTACATAAAGTTTGCTGTTTTCGCGGATTTGATGGACCCTTGCCACGATTTCTTCCATCGGTTTCCCTTGCTTCGCCATATCAGCGGCTTCAAACACTTGAAAAGCCAGCGCATGCGATATATAGCGGGAATCGATGACGGTTACATCCGTATCCGTCAATTCCGCAGCTGTCCGGGCCGATTCAACGGTGCCGCTCATGCCGCCAGTCATATGAATGGACAGCACCTGATCGCCATTCTGCCCTAAACGGTCGTATAATTCTTTGAATACACCGGGAGCCGGCTGTGAACTTTTCGGCAGCTCAGGTGTGTTTTTCATCAAATCCAGAAAAGCTTTTGGCTCCAGATCGACACGGTCCAGATAAGTTTGTCCGCCGATTTGGATGCTTAACGGAACCACATGAAGATTATATTTCTCGATGACTTCCGGTTTCAAGTCTGCCGTCGAGTCGGTTACGATGTGAATTTTCGACATGAAATCACTCTCCTTCTTCCTTATATTCCTATTATTGAACCGCCTGAAACGTTGTCCCATGTTGGTAAAAAAACAGACCTACTTGAGATCTGCTTTTTCTTGCGCCATCGACTGGACTTCCGTTTCCACCGTTTTTCTGACCAGTTCAATCAGTTGCTTGGCTTCTGTTTTTTCAACGGTCTCAGCCAAAACCGGTTCAAGCACCCGGATGGTGACATGTCCCGGCCGGATTTTGTTGTTGTTTTTCTCCATGATATCGGACGTTCCATGTATCGCAATCGGAACGATCGGCACACCAGCGTCTTTAGCGATCCGGACAAATCCAGTCTTAAAATCGCTTATGCCTTCGCCTTTGCTGCGGGTGCCTTCCGGAAATATCAGAATGGAATGGCCATCTTTCAGCTTTTGGGCCGTATCGGTTATCGATTTATAGGCACTTCGACGGTCAGTCCGGTCCAGAAATACGCAATTCATATCTTCCATATAAACCGGAATCACCGGAAATTTCTTCACTTCTTTTTTTGAAATAAACCCAAATGGTTTGGGGATTTCCGACAGCAGGACCGGAATATCAAAATTGCCTTCATGGTTTGCCACCAGCAGTGCCGGCCCTTCCGGCAAATTCTCCAAACCGCTTGTTTCAATTCGGCTTTTCGTCCGCTTTAGGATGCCTTTTGCCCATTTTTGCGGTTCGGTGTGGATCAAAGCATCGTACTCCTGCTTGCTCAAGATTTCTTTTTGGGCCTGGAATTTTTTAAGATTCACAGCTGCCA is part of the Planococcus shenhongbingii genome and harbors:
- a CDS encoding DegV family protein produces the protein MSKIHIVTDSTADLKPEVIEKYNLHVVPLSIQIGGQTYLDRVDLEPKAFLDLMKNTPELPKSSQPAPGVFKELYDRLGQNGDQVLSIHMTGGMSGTVESARTAAELTDTDVTVIDSRYISHALAFQVFEAADMAKQGKPMEEIVARVHQIRENSKLYVVVDTLDNLVKGGRIGKGRAMLGSFLKIKPIASLDGGEYTPVAKVRSYKQVVQYLMDDFKERTAGKLVKGIGIAHADGLSIADPLKKQLQEAGYTDIRMDFTTPVISTHTGIGAIGFMFYTD
- a CDS encoding lysophospholipid acyltransferase family protein, with amino-acid sequence MYNSVRTFSFLFGYLPMAAVNLKKFQAQKEILSKQEYDALIHTEPQKWAKGILKRTKSRIETSGLENLPEGPALLVANHEGNFDIPVLLSEIPKPFGFISKKEVKKFPVIPVYMEDMNCVFLDRTDRRSAYKSITDTAQKLKDGHSILIFPEGTRSKGEGISDFKTGFVRIAKDAGVPIVPIAIHGTSDIMEKNNNKIRPGHVTIRVLEPVLAETVEKTEAKQLIELVRKTVETEVQSMAQEKADLK